From Micromonospora auratinigra:
CAAGCTGATCCCGCACGGCGTGCAGGGCACGCAGTCGCGCATCGACCTCAACGACGAGCAGAGCGCCAACGTCAAGGCCATCATCGCCGCCACCAAGAAGGCCGGCCTGCCCGAGCGCGCCGCGGTCATCTCGATCGCCACCGCCCTGCAGGAGTCGAAGCTGGAGAACCTCGGCCACCTCGGCGACCGCAACGACCACGACTCGCTGGGCCTGTTCCAGCAGCGCCCCTCCAGCGGTTGGGGCACCCCCGAGCAGATCACCGACCCCGAGTACGCCACCCTGGCCTTCCTCAAGGGCCTCAAGCAGGTCGACGGCTGGCAGGACATGCCCCTGACCGACGCCGCCCAGACCGTCCAGGTCTCCGCCTACCCCGACGCCTACGCGCAGTGGGAACAGCAGGCCGCCGACCTCGTCACCCAGCACTGGAACAGCTGACCGACAGCACACCGGCCGGCACCCCGAACCCGGGGTGCCGGCCGGCGGTGATCGGGGTCACCGGACGGCAGCGGAAGAACGAAAGACGACGTACCGTTGTGCAGAGCGTCGGTGTGTCCAGTGTCCCCGGGCCTCACCTAAATTGCCTTCGCGGAATACCGTTCGGCTGGAGCCGCGTCGCGCCACTCGCCGAGAGGCGACCTGCACACCGACGCCCAGCGGCGCCCCGGTCCCACGGACCGGGGCGCTGTTGTGTCTCCGGCGCGACGAACCCACGCCGCAACCGGCGTCAGGTGCCCCGGGCGGGCGCGAGCACCGCAGCGACGGCTGCGGCGAAGCGGCCGTGCGGTGCGGTCGCCGCCACCGCCACCGCGTCGGCCATCGTGTCGACGTCGCTGAGCAGTGGCAGGCTGACCACCCGCAGCCCCCGGGCGCGCAGCGCGCGGCGGGTGCGCAGCCCGGTGTCGCCGCGGGACAGCGGCACCCCGCGCAGCGCTTCGGCCTGCCGGGGGTCGCCCAGTCCGAGGGCCCACCAGCCGCCGTCGGCGGCCGGCCCGAGCAGGGCCGTGCCGGTGCCGGTGAGCCGGCGGGCCGCCCGGTCCAGGACCGCCGGGCGCAGCTGCGGGGTGTCGGCCCCGATCTGCAGGACGGGCCGGCCGGGGAACCGGAGCGCCACCTCGGCGTGCGCGGCGACCAGCCGGTCGGTCCGGGTGCCGCCGCGCGGGTCGAGCCGGTGCCAGTCGCGTACCGCGTGCGCCAGCTCGGTGCCGCGCACGGCGTGGCGCAGGTCGTCGGTGAGCGCGACGACCGGCGTGACGCCGGGGGTCGCGCCGACGGCGTCGAGGGTGTCGAGCAGCGCGGCGGCAGCGAGGTGGGCCGCCTCGTCGGGGGTGGCCGGCGGGCAGAGCCGGGTCTCGACCAGGCCGGGTACGGGGGCCCTGGCCACCACCAGCAGCACCGGTGTCATCGGCGGGTTCCCGGCATGGCGGGCGCATTGCCAGCCCGCGCCCGGTCAAACGTGCCACTCGAGTCGCGCGGTCGGAGCGGCTGGCCTAGTGTCGACAAGGTCAGCTTCCGCGAGCGGGGGAGGGGTGGTCCGGGATGGGTGTGAAGACCTTCATCCAGGGCTGGCCGGTCTACCGGCAGCTCACCGGCACCGACCCGCTCGGGCGGGGCGCCGCGGTCCGGTCGGGGCGCTCGGCGGCCCTGACCGCGCGGACCGAGACCGCCGACGGCGTGGCCCGCTCGGTCTGCCCGTACTGCGCGGTCGGCTGCGGGCAGCGGGTGTTCCACAAGGACGGGCAGGTCACCCAGATCGAGGGCGACCCGGACAGCCCGATCTCCCGGGGACGGCTCTGCCCGAAGGGCTCGGCCAGCAAGAGCCTGGTCACCAGCCCGCTGCGGCAGACCAAGGTCCGCTACCGCCGGCCGTACGCGACCGAGTGGGAGGACCTCGACCTCGACGTCGCGCTCGACATGATCGCCGACCGGATCCTCGCCGCCCGCGACGAGACCTGGGAGGACGTCGACGACGAGGGTCGGCCGCTGAACCGCACCCTGGGCATCTCCAGTCTCGGCGGGGCGACGCTGGACAACGAGGAGAACTACCTCATCAAGAAGCTGTTCACGGCGATGGGGGCACTCCAGATCGAGAACCAGGCCCGTATTTGACACTCCGCCACCGTCCCCGGTCTGGGGACCAGCTTCGGTCGCGGCGGCGCGACGGACTTCCAGCAGGACCTCGCCAACGCTGACGTCATCGTCATCCAGGGCTCCAACATGGCCGAGGCCCACCCGGTGGGCTTCCAGTGGGTGATGGAGGCCAAGAAGCGCGGCGCCAAGGTCTTCCACGTCGACCCCCGGTTCACCCGGACCAGCGCGCTCGCCGACACGTACCTGCCGATCCGGGCGGGCACCGACATCGCCCTGCTCGGCGGCGTGGTGCGCTACATCCTGGACAACGAGCTGGACTTCCGGGAGTACGTGCTGGCGTACACCAACGCGGCCACCATCGTCAGCGAGCGCTTCGCCGACACCGAGGACCTGGACGGCCTTTTCTCCGGCTACAACCCGGAGACCGGCTCGTACGACCACACCAGCTGGCAGTACGAGGGGCACCAGAACCGCATCCGGGCCCGGGGGACGGGCAAGGAGCGGGAGACCGCGGCCGGGATGCAGCACGAGTCGCACGGCGCGCCGGTGTCGGCCGAGACGCACCGGGACGAGACGCTGCGGCACCCCCGCTGCGTCTACCAGATCCTCAAGCGACACTTCGCCCGCTACACCCCGGAGATGGTCGAGCGGGTCTGCGGCATCCCCCAGGAGAAGTTCCTGGAGCTGGCCCGGGCCTGGACGGAGAACTCCGGCCGGGAGCGCACCGGGGCGCTGGTCTACTCGGTGGGCTGGACCCAGCACAGCGTCGGCGTGCAGTACATCCGTACCGGGGCGATCATCCAGACCCTGCTGGGCAACATGGGTCGCCCGGGCGGCGGTGTGCTGGCGCTGCGCGGGCACGCCAGCATCCAGGGCTCCACCGACATCCCGACGCTGTTCAACCTGCTGCCCGGCTATCTGCCGATGCCGCACCACGCCGACCACCCGACCTTCGACAAGTGGGTGGACAGCATCCGCCACCCCGGCCAGAAGGGCTTCTGGGGCAACTCGCGGGCCTTCGCGGCGAGCCTCCTCAAGGCGTACTGGGGGGACGCGGCGACGCCGGAGAACGACTTCTGCTACGGCTACCTGCCCCGGCTGACCGGCGACCACGGGACGTACCAGCAGGTGTTGAACATGATCGACGGCCACATCAAGGGCTACTTCCTGCTCGGGCAGAACCCGGCGGTCGGGTCGGCGCACGGCAAGGCCCAGCGGCTCGGCATGGCCAACCTCGACTGGCTGGTCGTGCGCGACCTGTTCATGATCGAGAGTGCCACGTTCTGGCAGAACAGCCCGGAGATCGCCACCGGTGAGATCGTGCCGGAGGAGTGCCGCACCGAGGTGTTCTTCCTGCCGGCGGCCTCGCACGTGGAGAAGGAGGGCACCTTCACCCAGACCCAGCGCCTGCTGCAGTGGCGGGAGAAGGCCGTCGACCCGCCGGGCGACTGCCGTTCCGAGCTGTGGTTCTTCTACCACCTCGGCCGGGTGCTGCGGGAGAAGCTGGCCGCCTCCACCAAGCCCCGCGACCGGGCGTTGCTCGACCTCGCCTGGGACTACCCGACCCACGGCGAGCACGCCGAGCCGAGCGCCGAGGCGGTGCTCAAGGAGATCAACGGCTACGAGGTGGCCACCGGCCGCCCACTGTCGGCGTTCGCCGAGGCCAAGGACGACGGCTCCACCGCGATCGGCTGCTGGATCTACTCCGGCGTCTACGCCGACGGCGTCAACCAGGCCGCCCGCCGTAAGTCCCGCCATGAGCAGGACTGGGTCGCCGCCGAGTGGGGCTGGGCGTGGCCGGCGAACCGCCGCACCCTCTACAACCGGGCCTCCGCCGACCCGGAGGGCCGGCCGTGGAGCGAGCGGAAGAAGTACGTCTGGTGGGACGCCGAGAAGGGCGAGTGGACCGGCCACGACGTGCCGGACTTCGAGAAGACCAAGCCGCCGACGTACCGGCCGCCGGATGACGCCTCCGGTCCGGAGGCCCTCGCCGGCGACGACCCGTTCGTCATGCAGGGCGACGGCAAGGCCTGGCTCTACGCGCCCAGCGGGGTGCTCGACGGGCCGCTGCCGACGCACTACGAACCGGCCGAGTCCCCCGTGCGCAACCCGCTGTACGGGCAGCAGGCCAACCCCACCCGCAAGATCTATGAGCACCCGGTGAACCGGATGAACCCGAGCCCGCCGGAGCCGCACAGCCAGGTCTTCCCGTACGTCTTCACGGTCAGCCGGCTCACCGAGCACCACACGGCGGGCGGGATGAGCCGCACCGTCCGGCCGCTCGCCGAGCTGCAGCCGGAGATGTTCGTGGAGGTGTCCCCGGAGCTGGCCGCCGAGGTCGGGCTGGCGCACCTGGGCTGGGCGCACCTGATCAGCGGGCGCGCGGTGATCGAGGCCAAGGTGCTGGTCACCGACCGGCTCGCCCCGCTGCGGGTGGACGGCCGGGTGATCCACCAGCTCTGGCTGCCGTACCATTTCGGCAGCGAGGGCCTGGTCACCGGCGACTCGGCCAACGACCTGTTCGGCATCACCCTGGACCCGAACGTGCTGATCCAGGAGAGCAAGGTCGGCACCTGCGACGTGCGGCCCGGCCGGCGCCCGACCGGGCCGGCGCTGCTCGACCTGGTCGCCGACTACCAACGGCGGGCCGGCATGACAGCGGACCGCCGGGTGCCGATCGTCACCACCGACGTGCTCGGCGGGGAGGACGCGGCCGGCAGCACCGACGAGCAGACCCCCGAGGCGGCGGCGCAGGACGGAGCGGGAGATGCCTGACGCCCACAGTCTCTACGGCCCGCTCGACCCGGCGCCGGACGCCGGCTGGACCGACGCCCCGCCCCGGATGGGCTTCTTCACCGACACCAGCGTCTGCATCGGCTGCAAGGCGTGCGAGGTCGCCTGCAAGGAGTGGAACGGCGTCCCGGAGTCGGGGTTCGACCTGCTCGGGATGTCGTACGACAACACCGGCGCGTTGACCGCCAACTCGTGGCGGCACGTCGCGTTCATCGAGCAGCCCCGCCCGGCCGGGCACCGCACGCCGCCGTTCGCCGGGAACCCGACCGGACCGGCGGTCAGCGCGGTCAGCGCCGCGGCGGCCACCGGCACCGGCAACGACACCGGCACCGACCCGGGGGTGCCGCCGGGGAAGCCGGACGCCGCCGCGCGGATGGCCGCCGGGCCGGAGTTCCTCGGCATGCCCGGCGCCCAGCCGCCCGGCCGGGACACCGGCGCCGAGTCGCGCACCGACTTCCGCTGGCTGATGATGTCCGACGTCTGCAAGCACTGCACGCACGCCGCCTGCCTGGACGTCTGCCCGACCGGCTCGCTGTTCCGCACCGAGTTCGGCACGGTGGTGGTGCAGGAGGACATCTGCAACGGCTGCGGCTACTGCATCTCCGCCTGCCCGTACGGCGTCATCGACCAGCGCAAGGACGACGGCCGGGCGTGGAAGTGCACGCTCTGCTACGACCGGCTCGGCGCCGGCATGACGCCCGCCTGCGCGCAGGCCTGCCCGACCGAGTCCATCCAGTACGGTCCCCTCGACGAGCTGCGGGAACGCGCCGCGCAGCGGGTCACCGCGCTGCACGAGCGGGGCGTGCCGGAGGCGCGGCTCTACGGCCACGACCCGACCGACGGCGTCGGCGGCGACGGCGCGTTCTTCCTGCTCCTCGACGAGCCGGAGGTGTACGGCCTGCCCCCGGACCCGGTGGTCACCACCCGGGACCTGCCGAAGATGTGGAAGCGGGCCGGGCTGGCCGCCCTGGCCATGACGGCGGCGGCCGTCGCCGCGTTCGTCGGAGGTTCATCGTGAGTCCGGACCGTGCCCCGGTGGGCACCCTGTTCCGCCGTTTCCGGGAGCGGCTCGCCGCCGAGGGCCCGGAGCGCCTGGGCGGCCCCGGCCACCCCACCGGCCACGGCGCGAAGGTCACCGCCACCCCCGGCGCCGACGCACCGGTGGGCACCGGCGGCGTGGGGCCGGCGGCGAACGGCACCGGCGCACGGGCCACCGGCGACGCCGGGGTGGCCCGCACCGACCGGGGGGCGCAGGAGGTCGGGCTCGCCCCGCACCCGCCCCGCGACGCCGAACCCGCCTCCCGGCCACGCCGGCGCGGCAAGGGCGGCGGCGAGCAGCTCAACGTCCCCCCGGCCGAGTTCACCTCCTACTACGGCCGGCCCATCCTCAAGGCGCCGGTGTGGCGCTGGGACATCGCCGCGTACCTGTTCACCGGTGGTCTCGCCGCCGGATCGTCGCTGCTCGCCGCGGGCGGGCAGCTGACCGGGCGGCCGGCCCTGCGCCGCGCCGGGCGGGTCACCTCGCTGGCCGCGGTCAGCGCCAGCGCGTACTTCCTCATCAACGACCTGGGCAAGCCGAGCCGGTTCCACCACATGCTGCGGGTGGCGAAGCTGACCTCGCCGATGAGCGTCGGCACCTGGATCCTGAGCGCCTTCGGGCCGGCCGCCGGCCTCGCCGCGATCGCCGAGGCGGCGCCCTGGCTGCCGCGGCGGGGCCTGGCCGGGGTCGGCCGCACCCTGCTGCCCCCGGTCGGGCAGGCCGCCGGGCTGGTCGCCGCCGTCACCGCGCCGGCCCTGGCCACGTACACCGGGGTGCTGCTGGCCGACACGGCGGTGCCGTCCTGGCACGAGGCGTACCCGGAGCTGCCGACCATCTTCGCGGGCAGCGCGCTGGCCAGCGGCGCGGGTGTGGGGCTGCTGGCCGCGCCGACCGGGCAGGCCGGCCCGGCGCGGCGGATGGCGGTCGCCGGGGCGGCGCTGGAGCTGTGGGGCGCCCACCGGGTCGAGAACCGGCTCGGGCTGCT
This genomic window contains:
- a CDS encoding 4Fe-4S dicluster domain-containing protein — encoded protein: MPDAHSLYGPLDPAPDAGWTDAPPRMGFFTDTSVCIGCKACEVACKEWNGVPESGFDLLGMSYDNTGALTANSWRHVAFIEQPRPAGHRTPPFAGNPTGPAVSAVSAAAATGTGNDTGTDPGVPPGKPDAAARMAAGPEFLGMPGAQPPGRDTGAESRTDFRWLMMSDVCKHCTHAACLDVCPTGSLFRTEFGTVVVQEDICNGCGYCISACPYGVIDQRKDDGRAWKCTLCYDRLGAGMTPACAQACPTESIQYGPLDELRERAAQRVTALHERGVPEARLYGHDPTDGVGGDGAFFLLLDEPEVYGLPPDPVVTTRDLPKMWKRAGLAALAMTAAAVAAFVGGSS
- a CDS encoding TIGR04282 family arsenosugar biosynthesis glycosyltransferase, whose translation is MTPVLLVVARAPVPGLVETRLCPPATPDEAAHLAAAALLDTLDAVGATPGVTPVVALTDDLRHAVRGTELAHAVRDWHRLDPRGGTRTDRLVAAHAEVALRFPGRPVLQIGADTPQLRPAVLDRAARRLTGTGTALLGPAADGGWWALGLGDPRQAEALRGVPLSRGDTGLRTRRALRARGLRVVSLPLLSDVDTMADAVAVAATAPHGRFAAAVAAVLAPARGT
- the fdh gene encoding formate dehydrogenase, yielding MGVKTFIQGWPVYRQLTGTDPLGRGAAVRSGRSAALTARTETADGVARSVCPYCAVGCGQRVFHKDGQVTQIEGDPDSPISRGRLCPKGSASKSLVTSPLRQTKVRYRRPYATEWEDLDLDVALDMIADRILAARDETWEDVDDEGRPLNRTLGISSLGGATLDNEENYLIKKLFTAMGALQIENQARIUHSATVPGLGTSFGRGGATDFQQDLANADVIVIQGSNMAEAHPVGFQWVMEAKKRGAKVFHVDPRFTRTSALADTYLPIRAGTDIALLGGVVRYILDNELDFREYVLAYTNAATIVSERFADTEDLDGLFSGYNPETGSYDHTSWQYEGHQNRIRARGTGKERETAAGMQHESHGAPVSAETHRDETLRHPRCVYQILKRHFARYTPEMVERVCGIPQEKFLELARAWTENSGRERTGALVYSVGWTQHSVGVQYIRTGAIIQTLLGNMGRPGGGVLALRGHASIQGSTDIPTLFNLLPGYLPMPHHADHPTFDKWVDSIRHPGQKGFWGNSRAFAASLLKAYWGDAATPENDFCYGYLPRLTGDHGTYQQVLNMIDGHIKGYFLLGQNPAVGSAHGKAQRLGMANLDWLVVRDLFMIESATFWQNSPEIATGEIVPEECRTEVFFLPAASHVEKEGTFTQTQRLLQWREKAVDPPGDCRSELWFFYHLGRVLREKLAASTKPRDRALLDLAWDYPTHGEHAEPSAEAVLKEINGYEVATGRPLSAFAEAKDDGSTAIGCWIYSGVYADGVNQAARRKSRHEQDWVAAEWGWAWPANRRTLYNRASADPEGRPWSERKKYVWWDAEKGEWTGHDVPDFEKTKPPTYRPPDDASGPEALAGDDPFVMQGDGKAWLYAPSGVLDGPLPTHYEPAESPVRNPLYGQQANPTRKIYEHPVNRMNPSPPEPHSQVFPYVFTVSRLTEHHTAGGMSRTVRPLAELQPEMFVEVSPELAAEVGLAHLGWAHLISGRAVIEAKVLVTDRLAPLRVDGRVIHQLWLPYHFGSEGLVTGDSANDLFGITLDPNVLIQESKVGTCDVRPGRRPTGPALLDLVADYQRRAGMTADRRVPIVTTDVLGGEDAAGSTDEQTPEAAAQDGAGDA
- the nrfD gene encoding NrfD/PsrC family molybdoenzyme membrane anchor subunit; translated protein: MSPDRAPVGTLFRRFRERLAAEGPERLGGPGHPTGHGAKVTATPGADAPVGTGGVGPAANGTGARATGDAGVARTDRGAQEVGLAPHPPRDAEPASRPRRRGKGGGEQLNVPPAEFTSYYGRPILKAPVWRWDIAAYLFTGGLAAGSSLLAAGGQLTGRPALRRAGRVTSLAAVSASAYFLINDLGKPSRFHHMLRVAKLTSPMSVGTWILSAFGPAAGLAAIAEAAPWLPRRGLAGVGRTLLPPVGQAAGLVAAVTAPALATYTGVLLADTAVPSWHEAYPELPTIFAGSALASGAGVGLLAAPTGQAGPARRMAVAGAALELWGAHRVENRLGLLSEPYALGTAGRLLRAGRALTAAGVAGALVGRRHRSLSALSGAALLAASVCTRFGIFHGGVASAKDPRYTVVPQRERADRRAAEQG